From Anastrepha obliqua isolate idAnaObli1 chromosome 3, idAnaObli1_1.0, whole genome shotgun sequence:
TAAGGCTGCTGGTGAGAAAATTGTTTGCCGTGTAGGCTGTGTACGAGATCTGGCAGAAGAAAGGCGAAGGCTCGATGCAAACAAATCTCAGttgcttttgtgtttttatttcttaatgctGTTAGTTGTGTGCGTGTATTTGTAGAACAGTAgaatagtagaaaataaatcGGGAAACAGGCGATCTCCTGCAGGCATTGGAACGATTATGGATTTATGGGGGCCGTTTGTAAGCACCTTAAGATTAGAGCGAACGGCGGACAAAGGAAAAAGCAATTTTAGTGCTGTGATGGTAGTTACTGGCCTTGGAAGGTTATTAAATGACAAAATGTTATTCTTGAGTTAGGAATAAAACTACCCAATTTGTTCATGCGtgtgtgtacgtacatatacaatACAAGAAAATTTACGTATACACATGTAGGGGGTGCATATACTCGTAGTTGTATCTTTttggaaattaagaaaaacaaatctttatttatttatttaatataatgaaatatacttataaataaatatattacaaatcTATTTTTTCGGTACGCGAGTATTAACAGTTTATTCAAAATTCAAGAATTTTCATgagataaaatttcatttgcgTGGCTACCTTACCTGGCTTCGCAGTACCACAGCCTGTAGACCCATTTTTCCACTGCCTTGTCGACGGTTTCTGGCTCCATCTCACGCCTGAATTGTTAACGGATTGATCGCATAGCATTGACCCGTCACGGCACTCTACAAAAGTGCAACGGCATGAGATCGCAGCGCTGAGGTGGCCAATTGAAGTCGCCAAGTGAAGACGGCTGATAACACAAATAAAGAGCTTGGCGCCCAAAGGATCGCTTGTATCATGGGCTGCGTGGCATGCTGCGCCATTCTGCTGAAAACAAAAGATCGCTCAGCTTTATGTCTTCAATTTCCgatcacaaaaaattatttatcgaGCTACTGCAGCGCTCAATGTTGACTGAAATGACGTTTCCAGCAGCATTTTCCTAAAAAATGAGTCAATGACGCCAATGCTCAAAAGTGCACGTCAAACTGGCACTCTCTGAGGATGCAATGTCTTCTCGACGCGTACGGGTTCCGTGTGGGTTTTCAGTTCTCCAGAAGCGGTAGTTTCATCAGAAAAGTTGTTTTTGACTTCTTTTAAAGAAACGCATCGTTGGTGCTACACAACATTGACTTTGGAAATGGTTGCTTGGTTAAAGTGTGGATTCATACATGgcccaactagcgcttccgcaccatatACTCGCTACCAATTTGtgtaacggttatttacagcatgaccatatctagtctgtgcggtttaagaatctTATtagttgttgacgtctaagccaggcATGACAGTCGCTTCTTCCATaaggcaggacattcacagagaaaatggcaAATCGTTTGcttaaattaacaatttttcaattttcccaaCGGCACCACGAAATGATGGTTCGCACCTATCACTATCGATCTCCCTGCTTTTCCTTCACGTTGCTTGTGCAGTTAACCTTTAATCGAGACGGGTAGGCCATCATCGCATGGAAAAACCCAGTGTAATAAAGTAAGGGGAACATAGTTCGGAGACGGACTAGGGTATCGAGGCCGACAAGCTCCTACCCGAAACTAATTATCGCGAAATCGCAACAACAGCCTCGGATTGATAATCGAACCCAACGATGCAGACCAACGCAAAAGTCTAGAAAGGCCATTGATTGCAGACTTTTAACATGGAATATAAAGGCAATGTTACAAGCGGCAGCACAGGTCCACCCAGGATTGTCATGCTAAGAAAGAAGAAGATTTCCAAACGTTTTTTAAGCGCAAAGCGATTAATTTTATTCTGCGCTGCTACCGGCTTTCCTTCGATTTTTCCAACCTAAAAGGGCtgcctttcaaaatttcttataattagaaaaaaaaccacaTGGAACACCCTGTACGTACTAAATAGTATACCATCTTGTTTTTCTTCAGCAGTACAGGCTAGTTAACAAAGCTGGCTATCATCCTCGGAATGATTTTTGAAGTCCCCGATTATATCTGTTTACCAAAATTTCTGCTGCCTTCGCCTATGGAGAAAGATTTCagattttcgtaatttttttttgttcataattttaaattatgtaaataatatGTACTTCAAAACTTTCGTACCCTTGCCTGCATTGGTTATTGAAAAAagacttgtttattttttaattcaaaaaagtttgttctttatttattttattactatttttggattttgtcgtcgatttttataatttaaatattcttcTAACTATTCAACTTAGCGCAGGAATtcttgttaaaattaaatagtctAACTAAACAGCTTTTGtgttaaataatttacaatCCTTTAACCACCAAATAAGTACAATTCTTTCTTATCTTTACAGTTACCGTTAATACAATTCAgtgcttttgtttaaacaaaaaataataataagaatgcTTATTATCTACATTTAACTGTTATActacaatatttataaatatatttacacataaCTTCTGTCTTCCGATTTGTTGCTGTTCCTTTAGTAATGcgaattttaaactaaaatttttttttgtgaaaggaTTTTTTAGCTCATACTTTGAAAGTAATTTCATTGAAGAATCATTTCTGTACTTCTATGGCATTCCGCTGGTTGCCAAACCACCATTTCAAAGCATATTTTTAGGTGCACAAACTTAGCCTATTGTCTTTGCTGCTAATTAGTTACTTAAGTGATATAATTCGTTGGTTTTCTATTTATGTACTTAGGGTCCTCGGTAGTAATACTTGAAGTTCTATCTCTTTATCTCTCCTACTCACTCCTCCTGCGCtccctctctccctctctctttcTTCGCTTACGCTACGACACTCGGTCACATCACAGTTGGCGCCCACTAAGCGTATAAGCTCAGCTTCGGATGGTGATAGGTGGGGTAACGCACTGCCAGCGGCAGCTCATTACCGACACTAAACACCTGCGATCAGTGTGGATTACGCATTGTGTTGCtgttctgctgctgctgctgaggcTGGGACTGCTGCAGTTGTTGCTTGTGTGCATTACCACCCATAAAAGAACGACGACCTGAGGTCGCCAAGCCATTGCGCAGTGGCAGTGCTGGCGGCAATGGTGGTGGTGTAGGTGTTTTAGCGTTGCGCGCCTGTTCCAGTGGCATGGAGTAGTGAGTGTTGCTGTAGATGTAGTTGGCATCCATTACATCGCTAGACGCGTCGCATTCACTACGTGCCGAAGTGCCATAATGCAgcgactgttgttgttgttttagctgctgttgttgttgctggttgAAGTGTTCTTGGGTGAGTCGCAGCTGATGTTGGCGTGCCTCGCAGGCATTCACCCCAGGCGAATGCATCATTGGCACATCGGCATACGAGTAGCACGGCTCACCGACATCGAGCGTAACGGCAGAATGCGCGAATTGCGGTTTCGTGTAATGGTTCACGCTTTGCTGCGGTTCCGTTGCGCTGCCATTGGAGGGCTTAATGCGCAGAGAGTAGGGTACGCAATCGTCAATATTAACACTCGTTTGTAGGGCTTTCTTTTCGTTCAGCACCGATGCCGTTGGTACTTGCAGCTGTTGTAGATTTTTCTGTGCATCTGGTGCATTCAAGTCATTGATGGGCATGGTGCAGAAGCCGTAGTGGCGCGCGGCTGGATGGTGTGGTGTGTAGGTGTTCGAGAAGGTCGAATGTATGCCCAGACTGCAGGGATGATGTTGATGGCGCGTGATGTAGTCCTCATCGCAGAAAGTTTTCTGATATTCACGCTCCTTACGTCCCAATGCTGAATTACCCCACACGCCGCTGTTGATGTAGTCACGTATCTTGCGACGACAACGGTATAGTATCAAAGCCAAGGCAGTTAGCGTGGCAGCTGAACCAACGAGCAGCGCGCCAATCAAAGCTTGTTTACGTGGATCGGTGTGTGAGCAGCCCATAAGGGTTGGGTTCAGGTTGCGCAACGCTTCGCCATGCAGGCGATCGGGAAATGCGCAGTAGACTTCAGAGATTGCATCGTTTGTGCCATTCTTCTCCACCAATAAATTGCGCAACCACATCACGCGACAGTCGCAAGAGATCGGATTCTCCGATAGATCAAGTGTGATGAGATCACGCCATGGAAACAGGCCCTCCGCAAGCGAGGTGAGCGCATTCGCTTTCAGGATGACGTGACGCATGTTGGGTAAACCGCTGAGAGCGCCTTCTTGCACCTCATGCAACATCTTGTTCGACGAGAGATTTAAGTACTCCAAGttgccatttgtggaaaacgcGCCATTCATGATGCGCTTCAATCGAAGAGCGCCACTGATATCCAAACGTTTCAACTGCTTTAGTCCAACAAAAGCACCTTCAACAATCACTTCGAAGTCGTTCTGGCCCAGAGTCAATTCTTCCAAACGCACCAAGTGACTAAGACTGAAGGTGGGCACGCGTGTCAGCCGATTGTCTGACAGATCCAGCTGGCGCAACGCTTCCAAGCCCTTGAATGAATCATGCGAGATATTACGCAATCCAGCGCCACGCAAGTCCAGACGTGTCAAGGCGGGCACATCTTGGAAGGCGGCAGCGGGCACTGTTAGCAAGGTGTTCATGCCAAGAAAGAGTTCTGCCAAACTGGGCATCGATTGAAAGATTACCGGATCTGGCACCGAGGTTAACGCATTGTCATCCAAATACAAAATACGCAATTGTGACAAACCGTCAAACGCTTTGGGATCCACAAAGCCGATGCGGTTCTTGCCCAAATTCAGCTCCTCGATTTTCACCAATGGCGTAAAGGTGCCCAAGTGGAGCTCTGAAATCAAGTTGCCTCGTAAATTCAACACCGTTACCGCCGAGAGACCTATCAATGTCTTATTGCTGATCGCGCCTATCTTATTGTCATTCAAATGCACCTCCTGCAGTTTTTTCTGGTAGGCGAAGGTGCGCTGCGGTATGGTCATCAGGTGATTTGAAGACAAATCGAGGAATGTCAGCTCGGCGTAGAATTGTATTGAGGAATCGatcgtcttgattttgttgttgcgtaTCACCAAACGTTGTATGGACGGATTGAGTGCAATGGGTAGCACATCCAATTGACCCTCGCCGCACTGCACGACCAGCGTATTGTCATCGCACTGGCACCCAGGCGGACAGTTAGCCAAACCGCTGGCAGTGGCGGCAAGCAGCAAGTAGACCaacgaagtgaagaaaatgccTTCGAGACGCAACATTttcatatgtgtgcgtgtgtgagttTTGTTGTgagttatttttgttatttcacaGTCGATACGACTGTAAAGCTTTTTGTTGTCTTTGCGATGCGTTGTGATGCGTTTGTGAAATCGAAGATATATGAAGCGCGTGTAATGAATTGATTTTATAAGCGTTCCATTGCTGCAAGAAAaacgaaagaagaagaagaagaggtggTTCAGTATTGTGTTGGAGttgagaaaattaattcaatgtGAATTGTATGGAAATATACGAGATAAGTAGTgaataaaggtaataaaataggaaaataagaaaatgttgaGGCTATGGAAATTGGTTGTGTGGTTGGAATATTTGTGAAATTGacttttcttcgttttttgaTTACGAAGTCgaagttatttatatttttcaattaatatatatacgccattatttccttttagtcataaacaaaaattagactTAGGGAATGTTGAAAGCATGAAATTAGAGAACAAATATAtctatagaaaaatttttttaaatggaaattaaCTCCATTCCAagctattttgtttaatttatagtTTAACATATAGTTTATATTCagcttttttgttaaatatattcAGCGAAGTTGATTATCAGATATTTGAAAGGTTATCACACTGCGATAAGTAGGCATAGCAGAgcgacttattgacaagtttggataataaatttctttcttatttacttttcataatatttttatgattcatttatgaataattttatatttattttcctaccaaaaccatataaattcaagtttcaaactttgtgccaacttagaaaaaaattcaataaatttccatcaaaatttcataaatttttatttaaaatcttctagaaaaatttctagtatgcagttttataggcgATTAAATTTTATCAAAGCGCAAgtttcaattgacgcaaaatgcgctttaatttttcacaattttttttgtgttgacgCTGCtggttataaaaaatattgagtattcgtttgcaacaaaaaaaaatattaacaaaaatcaaatagattTTTGAGCCACCGAaaagttgattttatttcaacaaGATTTAATGACTATAAAGCCGCATATCCGAACtgtttctgattaaaaagttcgagaatttaatgtatttttttttttgatttttttgtaatttgcataAAGTTGGAAACTTAGACTTGTATGGAATTTGTGggaaaattaactaaatttacataaaaaaattatgaaaaattaaaagctattaaaaatcaaaccgatttttgaaccacctcaaacttgcactttatttatcaaaactcaatgggctataaaactgcatactccaaGTGTTTCCAAAAACTCTGACTGAAAAGTTCGAGAATTTGatgtaaacttaaaatttttttttgtaatttgcataaagttggaaacttggatttatatgaatTTAGTAGGCAAATGAAATCGATTTccacaagaaaaatattaaaaattaaaagagaaagaaataatttgtcaaaatttgttaatataTACATTTCAGCGCTCTAGTTATTTTGCACATACAGCCATAGTCAAAAGCCATACAGCCATACAAAGAAATTTCGTACAAATTCAAGCACTTGCTTTGAAGTGAAATATACCGTTGTTGTCTTTTCATTAGCACCAGTTATCTTTGCATActctaaatattttaacaacaacatttttcatACATACAGTTGTTTAACAACTACAAACAAAGGTTTTCTAGTGAATACTTTTGTGTAAGCAGTTTTGAATATGGGTGTAGGTGTGTGTGTAGCATTTTTTcggaattaaaattattttataattaaattttcaattgaaatttatgtaaaaaattaaaaaacgcaATGGTTTTTACATTTGCGCAAAATTCgcaaagtgaaaaattttaaaaaagtgcaaagatgaaattgaaatgtatgtaaaaaattaaaaatcgcaatggttttaacattttcgcaaaatttttgtttgtgcactttaatcaaaaattttttttataaaaattaataaaattcttataaattaatcaaatttttatagaaatccgaaaaaatttaaatcaaattgaaattttctttaaaaattttataaataataataaaataaaaataaaagtttccataaataaaaaaaagttttgtccaaattttgtccaatttttttttttttaattttttaaataacatacaatttataaatacaaataatataaaatttagtatattacataattaaccaaaacttaactaaaaaattttatttttttttaataaattttatttttttaaataatacacatTCAAGAATTTCACATGTAGCAACAACTGATGCTAGAatcaaaacatatttattttctgtttaagCATATTGTTGTAGTTAAAAGAACtgaaatctattattttattagtgtttaaaattatttactagttctaaaaaataaataaatgcaataaatttttttattaatttaaaacacatatctgcatatttatgtatgcacatatgtatatatgtacaggaAATCACAATATTCGTAAgcaagtaattgaaaaaaatgattgaatgcAAAAGCTTTAAACCAAATTGTATAGAAAAGTTTTCTCAGTTCTACTTTTACGTCACGAAGTCTGCTTTTAAAACACCCGCAAttggatatttaaaaatactatcaaattttctttggctttttgttaaaaaaaaaaaacccttttttaGTTTACGCGcccattttgtaatttcaattcatatttaaaatcaataggGCAGCTCGCAATTGAGCTAAAGCCACTCTCATGATGGCATTTCCAAATTATGTTGGATATCAAAtgcattaaatattattttattatatgccAGTATATTTGCACTTAATtctgaattaaaattcaaaaaaagatacgttttttattatgaaatttaatttttttttatttttatatcaactagtaaatatttgaattggttttttttttcataaataaatttttgttaaaattttttctaatagcggtcgccccgcggcaggcaatggcaagcctccctGTGCctctgccaaaaaaaaaagctcctcataaaaaaccatctgccgttcggggtgagcttaaaactgcaggttaTAGGTATAAGAAAAACCTTATTTTGTTTCAGATGAAATTTAATTCTTCATTTAGTTCTATAATTTAGGGCAGAAAATTAAGGTGTgcattgaatgaaaaattaataatttgaataattttgtttttcttttttttgtcaaggttatttttgctcaaatttcatatatattttcatagtaGTTTTGATATGaatttagacaattttttttttcttttttctattttcgctTTTTGTAATACTGAGCTATTTCCATTAATATTTGGCAGTagctaatttattaaaaaaaaaatatgtatatcaaataggtaattacatttctttttttgcgcTTAATTATATGTCAAAGCATTttatctttaaatttaattgataaCTTCAACTTGCACATGAATAAACTATCGAATTTTTTATCAGCTAATATTGAAATTCAGTAGGCGTTTAAATAACTAAATGTTTACCTCTTTATAATGCGCCGTGCATTGTTATTTCaattaacatttcaaaaaatcgaaaactgcTTTAATATAACCTGATCtcttaaatttgtattataattaccaattttttctcataaaattacaaattaaaggCATTACCATATAATTTCGTGCAAAATACTAAAATGTAATTacatatttgataatttttttttatttttcctataaATTAACTTTCGTTGATGttcacatataaatattaatgtttACAAGCAATTTGAAAAAAGGGTGTAGAGCTCTCGGGACAGGGAGACTTTTAGATATAATTAACttcttaaatgtattaaatgGTTAAgtattattcttaaaatacatatataaagttaaaaatattagcttctctttaaagcaaaaaaaagataattatttgaattttttagtaaataaattttgttttgtgtttacatacataagtatttttaatatatatcagctaatattttcttttttaatttttaaaagaacgaatttttttacgcaataaatataaaaaaatataaaaaaataattggcgctcgtcttgatgttattttacTAATAGAGGGACCCAGGCacttaaaccgactccgaatgtctgatatttgttttttgttttttatgaggatat
This genomic window contains:
- the LOC129241843 gene encoding leucine-rich repeat neuronal protein 3, with the protein product MKMLRLEGIFFTSLVYLLLAATASGLANCPPGCQCDDNTLVVQCGEGQLDVLPIALNPSIQRLVIRNNKIKTIDSSIQFYAELTFLDLSSNHLMTIPQRTFAYQKKLQEVHLNDNKIGAISNKTLIGLSAVTVLNLRGNLISELHLGTFTPLVKIEELNLGKNRIGFVDPKAFDGLSQLRILYLDDNALTSVPDPVIFQSMPSLAELFLGMNTLLTVPAAAFQDVPALTRLDLRGAGLRNISHDSFKGLEALRQLDLSDNRLTRVPTFSLSHLVRLEELTLGQNDFEVIVEGAFVGLKQLKRLDISGALRLKRIMNGAFSTNGNLEYLNLSSNKMLHEVQEGALSGLPNMRHVILKANALTSLAEGLFPWRDLITLDLSENPISCDCRVMWLRNLLVEKNGTNDAISEVYCAFPDRLHGEALRNLNPTLMGCSHTDPRKQALIGALLVGSAATLTALALILYRCRRKIRDYINSGVWGNSALGRKEREYQKTFCDEDYITRHQHHPCSLGIHSTFSNTYTPHHPAARHYGFCTMPINDLNAPDAQKNLQQLQVPTASVLNEKKALQTSVNIDDCVPYSLRIKPSNGSATEPQQSVNHYTKPQFAHSAVTLDVGEPCYSYADVPMMHSPGVNACEARQHQLRLTQEHFNQQQQQQLKQQQQSLHYGTSARSECDASSDVMDANYIYSNTHYSMPLEQARNAKTPTPPPLPPALPLRNGLATSGRRSFMGGNAHKQQLQQSQPQQQQQNSNTMRNPH